The sequence below is a genomic window from Silene latifolia isolate original U9 population chromosome 7, ASM4854445v1, whole genome shotgun sequence.
AAAACTTTCATCTTCCATATTTGTGACACATTCATCAACCCACACTCCATCTCATCTTATAGCTTCAtcgctcattttttttttttttttttgctaaaattactccaaACTTTGGGAATTTTTACCAGGTAAGTTAAGTCCTTCTTACTCCCGTACTATCCCCCTTTTCCTTATTTTTTTCATTGATTTGGTATTTAGGATTCTTCGTAGTTTTTGTGGTATTCTTCAATCAGTGCAACCTCGCTCCTCCCTCATCGTCTTCATCTCTATTATGGTTAACTATATCCATTCATGCCATTAAATTTCAACAACTTAAATAATTTCACAAGAGTAAAGCTCATATaattaaatttaaaaaaattaatacTTCTCACCTATTCTGTTCCTATTTTTAAAGGTAACCACCTTATATAACGTTTATTATCCGTAACCATCTAATATGTCACTTAATTACCAAAATTCACACCTAGTTTTAACTACGGTGATGACTTTCTTAATTCCCGACTAGTTTTGCAGACTAATGAGTAAAACTTATGTAACATATCCAAACAATCACGTTTTCAATCTTCTTTAACCTTTCGTCTACTAACCCCACCCAACATCACCTCACCTCATCCAGTGATCTACATCTTCATCATCCACCACCTCACCTTACTTCCTCTCTCTCCCACTTCCCCAACCATCGTAACCACCCAATGTAGCCAATCACCTCGACCACCACTCACTTCACAAACCACCAATGCACGAGTTCCACACCCAAAAAACCACCCCGGATGAATAACATTCATAACCCACCACTTAGTTTCAGCACTAATAATAGCAACAACAATATGCTGGAAATCAGGCCCGCTTCACCTCTAATATTCTCCTCCCCTCAAAATATTCAAATAGAGATGAATGTGGGGCGAGTTTGAGCGGGTTTGGGTCGGGctacgataaaaaaaaaaaaaaaaaaaaaaaacatgttagGGCTGGACTAGGCCAACTATATGGGCCTATTTAGTGAGCCTAAGCCTAATCGAAATAGGCTAGATTAGGTTTATATTAATAACAATAGTAGAAGTTAgaggtggcaaacgggtcaatcggatcagttttggttcgggttctttcggatcgggttctttcgatttatcttttttttttcgatttcagttcggttcaactcaggttggattcagttttcacttttaatcggttgtaAATATTTCGGATTGGTTCAGGTTCCAGTTGGGTCAATATCGGTGCAAATAAAGTTCGAGTCGGGTTAATATTagagcagatgagattcgagtcaggtcataatcggatcggatgtcaagggattaggtctttattcaaaacattgaatataatacaatttttttttttttaaaagcaataaataatgttttttttgtataactatgatataatattaattcattgacgtcaaatggtgacactcatgtacaaaaagacaccctacatGTGACGCCTAGGTACATTCGGGTCAGTTCGGGTTTTAATGTTTGGTTTATGTCATCAATGTATGGGTTGAAATCGGTTCCGGTATATATCGGTTCGgattaaaacaattcaggttGAAACAGTTCAAGTTCATTCGATTttgggtctatttcggatattataaattcggttcgatttcgaatcaattcaggtcGATGCAGGTTTCGGGGTAAAGTTCAGTTATACCTTTCGGGTGTACGGTCAGGTGTTGATTCAAGTATTTTTGATCGAtttttcgggttcggtatacttttgccaggtctagtagAAGTGAGAGTAATGAAAAGGATAAATTACAAATAAGCACCACGTATTTACGtaattttacaaattaccaccacgtatttgcgtttttacaaataacccccgaaCTTTTGCGtatactccccaatcaccaccATATTTTAATCCCGAATatcatttttcttattttccgtCTTGTTAAGTTACAATTTATGCTAAATACCCATATTACCCTCATTTAATTACAAAACTATAGATGAGCAACAACATTTCCGTCTCTACGAACAAAACTAAACTCACAAGTGTTAAAATTCATAGCTAAAGCACTAATATTTCTTGATCCAGTACACCAAAATGGCTTGATGGAAACCCCCCTGCCTTTAACATCCTCGCCAAAGACAACGAATCGGATTCTAGAATTATATCTTCAAGCCCCATTTGCACAGCAACTTTCACCACGGCAATTTCTGGTCCCCATTGCACCCAGACTCCAAATGCCTGcatttttattttcttacaaGCTCAAGCCATGCACTAGGCCAATAGAAAACCAATTCATCGAATTGTTTTAATCAATTTCCCTGCAGATTAGGAAATGTTTATATCTAGACAATTGTTTATTCTCCCTGTCAATTCTCATCATGGATTATGATGATACAGGAAAAACAACGTTAGCCATACAAGTTGCCAATAGCAAAGCAAAAAGCGTATTTGAAACAGCGGTAATGGTTGAAATTTCAGAATCTCCAAATATAGAAAGCATACAAAATCAGATTGGAGATGGACTTGATTTGGATTTGAATAATGTGCATGGTATACGTGAAAAGGCAATCCGCCTACATAACAGATTGACGCCTAAAGACGAATCAGATGGGAGGAAAGATGAAAAAAAGATACTCGTTGTCTTGGACAACATTTGGAAGAAAATTGATCTGGATCAAATTGGAATACCTCGCAAATACTGTAAGCTTTTATTGACAAGCAGAACAAAGGATGTCTGCAAAGAAATGGATGTAGAGGAAGGTAACATACTCGAGGTAGGTTTGTTGAGTAAGGATGAAGCAAAGGATCTTTTCAAGTTTCAGGTTCAAAAGGTGGTCACTATGGAATATAAATCTGTTGTTGATAGATTGCTAAAAAAGTGTAGAGGTCTACCTATTTCTATTGTAGCAACAGCTACTTCTTTAAAAGGTAAAGAGTTGCCATTTTGGCGACAATTTGCCGAGGAATTGGAGAAGCCTATTTCATGTCAAATCAGTGGTGTGCACCACGAGACATTCTCAATTCTTAGAACAAGCTATGAGGTCATGGCAagtgaagagaaaaagaaattcTTTTTGCTAGCTTGTTTATCTCCTGTTGGTACAAGTATATCCATTGACAACTTAATGAGGTATGGTATTGGATTGGATCTATTTCAACATGTCAATAAACTTTCAGAAGCCATAGACTTAGCACGTACTTGGGCACAAGAACTTGTGTCGTCTTCAATGCTTCTAAAAGCTGATTCCGACGAGTATGTAAAGATCCACGATGTTGTCCGGGAGTCTACTATGTCTTTTGCACCAAAATCTGGTATAAATACAGGTAATCTTGAAacaaaaaattattaataattCTTGGCATTTGTTCAATGCCATTTCTTGCAGACATACGATGGAAGCTAATTAAATTATAACGTATAAAATAATGCAGATGGACATATGTTTTTGGTGGACGCTATTCCTAGATGGATCTGCGAAGAGACTTTCAATAAGTACACTGGCATATCACTTTTGGCTCAAGCTAATTACGTTCCTCTAACTGGTGTGAAGGCTGATTTGCTACAAATTTTGTTATTGAAAGGCAATTCAGACCGCAGTTCTTTTCTTGTGTCTAATTTTTTCCAAGGAATGACAAATTTGAAGGTCTTAGAAATGTTATTCATGAATTTTGAGATAGGGCTACCAGAATCGATAGGCAAACTGAAAGCTCTCAAAACATTGCATTTAGTAGACTGCAAATTAGGAGATATTAAGTTGATTGGTGAGCTGGGGAGTCTACTTGTTCTTAGTTTACGTGGATCGTCTCTTGAGGGGTTACCCGATGAAATTGGGAAGTTGTACAAACTTCGGTTGCTGGACATGAGTAAGTGTCAGTGTAAGGAGCCAAGAATTCCCGCTAATGTGATAGCTAAGCTTTCTCTTCTGGAAGGGCTCTACTTGGGCAAAAGCAACTTTACAGAATGGGCTGTCATAGAAGGTACATCTAATGACACAGGAGTATCTAATGGTGCAGATATTGAGGATCTTACTGAGTTGGAGTTTTTGAACGTACTTGAAATAGAGATGCGAGGACCTATATCTTTACCCATTGGTACCCAATTTGTCGAAAACCTTGACAAATTCCAAATAATTGTTGGCCAAGATGATTTTGAACTCCAGCCTTCTCAAAGTGCTCTTATGGTTTCGGAACTTAATGTTAGCCAGGAGTTGGAAAAGGACAATTGTCTAAAGGAATTGCTAAAGGAAGCTGATTTCTTGGCTTTAAGGAGCGCAACAGTCAGCAATATTGTTCCCGAGTTGGACAAAGAAGGATATAGAGACTTGAGTCGTCTCGAACTGTCTAACATTGATAGCATGAGCAGGATATGTGAAGGGAAAGCTCCGACAGAATTGTTCTATAATCTATGTCACCTTGCAGTTTCAAAGTTGGAGAATTTAGAAGTATTGTTACCGGTTAATCCCCTCCCACTTAAAATGACCACATTAGGAATTTCAGATTGCAACTCTTTGAAGTACATTTTCAGTGAGGACGATGTGGTAAACAAGGAATCGGATATCATTAAGTTACCTTGTTTAAAAACGCTGGAACTAGATGGGGTTAGTAATCTCATAAGTTTTGTTGAGGAATCCAACAATGATGATTGTCGACGCCCAAGTTTCTTCAATAATAAGGTACGTGTGACGCCTTTTATACCATCTTACGGAGTACTCCCTCtcattcactattttcttcccttttgcaCCGTCTCCAATGCTCTTTGACCGTATTTTTCGAGGTGTAAGTTGATTGTTACAAATTATATTTTGTGAATAATATttttataataaatataaatattttaattttatttattgataTTAATTATTTTTTGACTTTTTTTCAGTGAAAGTTTTCAATTTTGACTCAAAAAAAGTGAAATGGGAAGATAAATAAGATTGAggtgtactttttttttttttttttttactatgtccctttcttattttatatatttaaaattgGCTATTCTAATATAGTCGACTTAAACTCTACATTTGTTTGTTTTCTAATTATAAACTCAGAGggtgtttgtgtttgtgataTGTCTTTTAGCCTTGCCAATGCGTctaatgttgtgtgtgtgtgttttttttttttcttttcctccatGTGCTATTGATGCGTAGGTAATGTAGGGAGGGATCAAGTTTTACACAGAGTTGTAAGTATACTGTACAAGTATGTGGTTCGTACGTAGAATTGAAATGATTGTCCTCATACgaataaattaatgtgttttttaggGGGATATGAATAAATAATGTTGGATACATGCAAATTTATCCATATTTTCATTGTTTTTCATCAATTTCATAACTCAATATAACTAGATTGTAATAACACTTAGTTTTATAATGCGTTATTTGCGTTTAGATGTATAATTTATGAGCTTTATTTGAAAGAATTTGAGCTTAGATGTATAGAATTTATGGGCTTTATTTGAAAGAATTAGAACTTCTTTTTAAAAATGTTGGAacttaaaaaattataataaaactcaaaaataattTA
It includes:
- the LOC141592754 gene encoding putative disease resistance protein At4g27220 — translated: MNLSEIMQNDEEMAIAAMHLLENYKEKLEELTEKDPEVAEIIAKARKMSDEEEFPSDNHDDENGTKDNVAANVDTLRNKVTNLLKPVGDLILNEEALKTLPENVRLGVEAMGVVIGNRRGLKAELVDSENINSHRNCCCCMISYNYFSDRYYMSVAAEAMLVTIKEIIGNEPGSEDVTRPERRGEMKAIPTNLAELKSRNELFEKIIKALASKDVNALGVFGMGGSGKTTLAIQVANSKAKSVFETAVMVEISESPNIESIQNQIGDGLDLDLNNVHGIREKAIRLHNRLTPKDESDGRKDEKKILVVLDNIWKKIDLDQIGIPRKYCKLLLTSRTKDVCKEMDVEEGNILEVGLLSKDEAKDLFKFQVQKVVTMEYKSVVDRLLKKCRGLPISIVATATSLKGKELPFWRQFAEELEKPISCQISGVHHETFSILRTSYEVMASEEKKKFFLLACLSPVGTSISIDNLMRYGIGLDLFQHVNKLSEAIDLARTWAQELVSSSMLLKADSDEYVKIHDVVRESTMSFAPKSGINTDGHMFLVDAIPRWICEETFNKYTGISLLAQANYVPLTGVKADLLQILLLKGNSDRSSFLVSNFFQGMTNLKVLEMLFMNFEIGLPESIGKLKALKTLHLVDCKLGDIKLIGELGSLLVLSLRGSSLEGLPDEIGKLYKLRLLDMSKCQCKEPRIPANVIAKLSLLEGLYLGKSNFTEWAVIEGTSNDTGVSNGADIEDLTELEFLNVLEIEMRGPISLPIGTQFVENLDKFQIIVGQDDFELQPSQSALMVSELNVSQELEKDNCLKELLKEADFLALRSATVSNIVPELDKEGYRDLSRLELSNIDSMSRICEGKAPTELFYNLCHLAVSKLENLEVLLPVNPLPLKMTTLGISDCNSLKYIFSEDDVVNKESDIIKLPCLKTLELDGVSNLISFVEESNNDDCRRPSFFNNKVALTSLEKLSLGNNMRIVKLWDKESNLHSFQNLKNLQISECGEMESIGLWSMFLSLVQLEILSINSCKKMQRVISDGSETQQIPKEIIPFPKLKSLDIQYMENLECFYDGSCKMAFPSLETLKLTCELMTKFAGGTSSTAFFPKTIEFPSLESLWLFELSDEVRVLWDLPVGEGQGISSNPLPNLKTLYIRKIKLPSIVFPSLSYLTVEDVGDTKFLFSSSSENEGCVGTFSQFPKLEQLRIQGCPGLRKTIY